One window of Vitis riparia cultivar Riparia Gloire de Montpellier isolate 1030 chromosome 5, EGFV_Vit.rip_1.0, whole genome shotgun sequence genomic DNA carries:
- the LOC117914129 gene encoding oxidation resistance protein 1 isoform X2 gives MYFKDKLSRFWDDSSSSPSQARPSSKGGRSLSSLLSFVLPSARFDGFRSNKHQPDIRPIRSLPVRWSGKNVRHDPLASPADYSPVSEKKGNGESMYKNKGTLDAPEEDEDHGSGRSTSSSDVFEEATELHSSENPAPNLTDNSSFISSDLYEFLLSSLPNIVKGCQWVLLYSTLKHGISLRTLIRKSADLSGPCLLIVGDMQGAVFGGLLECPLKPTAKRKYQGTNQAFVFTTIYGEPRLFRPTALGGGGNFALCLDEDLLSGTSGPCETFGNLCLAHNPEFELKNVELWGFTHSSQYLL, from the exons ATGTACTTTAAGGACAAGCTTTCTCGTTTTTGGGACGATTCTTCGTCTTCTCCGTCTCAG GCCAGGCCTAGTTCTAAGGGAGGAAGATCGTTGTCCTCATTGCTTTCCTTTGTTCTACCCTCGGCAAGGTTTGATGGATTcagatcaaacaagcatcaaccTGATATTAGACCGATTAGATCACTTCCTGTTAGATGGAGTGGTAAAAATGTAAGGCATGATCCATTGGCTAGCCCTGCAGATTATAGTCCAGTTAGtgagaaaaaaggaaatggtGAGTCAATGTACAAGAACAAAGGAACACTTGATGCtcctgaagaagatgaagaccaTGGTTCTGGAAGAAGCACTAGTAGTTCTGACGTGTTTGAAGAAGCAACTGAGTTACATAGTTCAGAAAATCCTGCACCCAATCTCACAGACAACTCTTCATTTATCTCCTCAGATTTATATGAGTTCTTGTTATCATCCCTTCCTAATATAGTTAAAGGGTGCCAATGGGTGCTGCTGTACAG TACGTTGAAACATGGTATATCACTCCGCACACTTATTCGTAAGAGTGCTGACCTTTCTGGTCCTTGTTTGCTG ATTGTCGGAGACATGCAAGGTGCTGTGTTTGGGGGCCTGCTCGAGTGCCCCTTGAAGCCTACtgcaaaaagaaaatatcaa GGAACAAACCAAGCATTTGTATTCACGACCATATATGGTGAACCAAGATTATTTAGACCCACGG CACTTGGTGGGGGTGGGAACTTTGCTTTGTGCTTGGACGAAGATTT GTTAAGTGGAACCAGTGGACCCTGTGAAACATTTGGGAATTTATGCTTGGCTCATAATCCAGAATTTGAATTGAAGAATGTAGAG CTATGGGGTTTCACACATTCATCACAATACCTGCTCTGA
- the LOC117914129 gene encoding oxidation resistance protein 1 isoform X1 → MYFKDKLSRFWDDSSSSPSQARPSSKGGRSLSSLLSFVLPSARFDGFRSNKHQPDIRPIRSLPVRWSGKNVRHDPLASPADYSPVSEKKGNGESMYKNKGTLDAPEEDEDHGSGRSTSSSDVFEEATELHSSENPAPNLTDNSSFISSDLYEFLLSSLPNIVKGCQWVLLYSTLKHGISLRTLIRKSADLSGPCLLIVGDMQGAVFGGLLECPLKPTAKRKYQGTNQAFVFTTIYGEPRLFRPTGANRYFYLCLNDLLALGGGGNFALCLDEDLLSGTSGPCETFGNLCLAHNPEFELKNVELWGFTHSSQYLL, encoded by the exons ATGTACTTTAAGGACAAGCTTTCTCGTTTTTGGGACGATTCTTCGTCTTCTCCGTCTCAG GCCAGGCCTAGTTCTAAGGGAGGAAGATCGTTGTCCTCATTGCTTTCCTTTGTTCTACCCTCGGCAAGGTTTGATGGATTcagatcaaacaagcatcaaccTGATATTAGACCGATTAGATCACTTCCTGTTAGATGGAGTGGTAAAAATGTAAGGCATGATCCATTGGCTAGCCCTGCAGATTATAGTCCAGTTAGtgagaaaaaaggaaatggtGAGTCAATGTACAAGAACAAAGGAACACTTGATGCtcctgaagaagatgaagaccaTGGTTCTGGAAGAAGCACTAGTAGTTCTGACGTGTTTGAAGAAGCAACTGAGTTACATAGTTCAGAAAATCCTGCACCCAATCTCACAGACAACTCTTCATTTATCTCCTCAGATTTATATGAGTTCTTGTTATCATCCCTTCCTAATATAGTTAAAGGGTGCCAATGGGTGCTGCTGTACAG TACGTTGAAACATGGTATATCACTCCGCACACTTATTCGTAAGAGTGCTGACCTTTCTGGTCCTTGTTTGCTG ATTGTCGGAGACATGCAAGGTGCTGTGTTTGGGGGCCTGCTCGAGTGCCCCTTGAAGCCTACtgcaaaaagaaaatatcaa GGAACAAACCAAGCATTTGTATTCACGACCATATATGGTGAACCAAGATTATTTAGACCCACGG GTGCCAACCGATACTTTTATTTGTGTTTGAATGACTTGCTAGCACTTGGTGGGGGTGGGAACTTTGCTTTGTGCTTGGACGAAGATTT GTTAAGTGGAACCAGTGGACCCTGTGAAACATTTGGGAATTTATGCTTGGCTCATAATCCAGAATTTGAATTGAAGAATGTAGAG CTATGGGGTTTCACACATTCATCACAATACCTGCTCTGA
- the LOC117915468 gene encoding plasmodesmata-located protein 2, whose translation MGFPTNPFSLLFLFMVLFTNLELTPLAESATDYTALVYKGCAEQALSDPNAGQALSALFGSLVSQSTKAKFFKTTSGTGQTSITGLFQCRGDLSTSDCYNCVNKLPQMSDKLCGKSIASRIQLYGCYILYEVAGFAQISGMKMLYKTCSATNVAGSGFEERRDTAFSSMESGMVSGHGFYATSYESVYVLGQCEGDVGDADCSECVKSAVQRAQVECGSSISGQIYLHKCFISYSYYPNGVPRRSSSDSSSSSSSGTRQTTGKTVAIIVGGAAALGFVVICMLFARNLMKKDDDF comes from the exons ATGGGTTTTCCCACAAATCCCTTTTCCCTCCTGTTCCTGTTTATGGTTCTCTTCACCAATCTTGAGCTCACCCCACTTGCTGAATCTGCCACTGATTACACCGCCTTGGTCTACAAGGGTTGTGCAGAGCAGGCACTGTCAGATCCAAACGCGGGACAAGCCCTCTCAGCCCTTTTTGGGTCTCTAGTTTCTCAGTCTACCAAAGCCAAGTTTTTCAAAACCACCTCTGGTACTGGCCAAACTAGCATCACTGGCCTCTTCCAGTGCAGGGGAGACCTCTCCACTTCTGATTGCTACAACTGTGTGAACAAGCTTCCCCAGATGTCTGACAAATTGTGTGGCAAGTCCATAGCTTCTAGGATTCAGCTCTATGGGTGCTACATTCTCTATGAAGTAGCGGGTTTTGCTCAAATTTCAGGCATGAAGATGCTATACAAGACTTGCAGTGCCACGAATGTTGCAGGAAGTGGGTTCGAAGAGAGAAGGGACACTGCCTTTTCATCCATGGAAAGTGGCATGGTTAGTGGCCATGGCTTCTATGCCACCAGCTATGAATCTGTATATGTGTTGGGGCAGTGTGAAGGGGATGTGGGTGATGCGGATTGTAGTGAGTGTGTGAAGAGTGCTGTGCAAAGAGCTCAAGTTGAATGTGGAAGCTCCATTTCAGGCCAAATCTATCTCCACAAGTGCTTCATCAGTTACAGCTACTACCCAAATGGGGTTCCCAGGAGGTCATCATcagattcttcttcttcatcttcatcag GGACACGTCAAACTACAGGGAAGACAGTTGCTATTATAGTAGGAGGGGCAGCAGCATTAGGGTTTGTGGTGATCTGTATGTTGTTTGCTAGaaatttgatgaagaaagaCGATG ATTTCTGA
- the LOC117914905 gene encoding mitochondrial import receptor subunit TOM9-2-like, producing the protein MAGGSSDSKSNSGLVSRISNSISGSGIMFHGKRAASDASYVTKKLLRSTGKAAWIAGTTFVILVVPLIIEMDREQQLNDLDLQQATLLGTTPLPARN; encoded by the coding sequence ATGGCCGGCGGGTCCAGCGACAGCAAGAGCAACTCAGGGCTCGTCTCTAGGATTTCCAATTCAATTTCAGGATCGGGGATTATGTTCCATGGCAAGCGAGCTGCGTCGGATGCCTCCTACGTCACAAAGAAACTCCTCCGAAGCACCGGAAAAGCCGCCTGGATCGCCGGCACCACCTTTGTCATTCTCGTCGTCCCTCTCATCATCGAGATGGATCGGGAGCAACAGCTTAACGATCTCGATTTGCAACAGGCCACTCTGCTCGGTACCACTCCCCTTCCCGCTCGCAACTGA
- the LOC117913786 gene encoding uncharacterized protein LOC117913786 isoform X2, giving the protein MERWLQERYAEMHPGSENNEKFRILGYQWRVLRFNDETRQSTAKIMAAYRESDPGSVFIMQQANCLAVPYLKSVLSVGLASIASCNYDLMNAVNGKKTMNILCIGHGGGSLPLFLASKIKGAVVHIVEIDPLVISASTQAMGFPHFSVMSPSGERVLSEPDPISEVFWKGVHERLFLFESDAEEFIQNANKIYDMVFVDAYDGDDIFPYKLRDPNSPFLKALKNRLNSEHGTVVVNLHSDSDILDNVGSIPSPPMGRYVSGVCRAYKDVVAGNGRCGLGFTVSAPWVCNTSLAVCRGFRTDGGSLDRDKVLNTLISKSLEVENVMNLPFSCLQYIKRGFILAD; this is encoded by the exons ATGGAGAGATGGCTTCAGGAAAGGTATGCAGAGATGCATCCAGGTTCTGAAAACAACGAAAAATTCAGGATACTTGGTTATCAATGGCGTGTGCTTCGCTTCAATGATGAAACTCGCCAAAGCACTGCTAAAATAATGGCTGCTTACCGGGAATCAGATCCTGGTTCTGTATTCATTATGCAGCAGGCGAATTGTCTGGCTGTTCCAT ATCTGAAGAGTGTGTTATCAGTTGGGTTGGCTAGCATAGCATCTTGTAATTATGATCTCATGAATGCAGTAAATGGGAAGAAGACAATGAATATTTTGTGCATCGGCCATGGTGGGGGAAGCCTACCTCTATTTTTGGCTAGTAAAATTAAAG GTGCTGTTGTTCATATAGTTGAAATTGACCCTCTTGTTATCTCAGCCTCAACCCAAGCAATGGGGTTCCCGCATTTCTCAGTCATGAGCCCATCAGGTGAGCGTGTTCTCTCAGAACCGGATCCAATCAGTGAAGTATTTTGGAAAGGTGTACATGAGAGGCTCTTTCTCTTCGAATCAGATGCGGAGGAGTTCATCCAGAATGCCAATAAAATCTATGACATGGTCTTTGTTGATGCTTATGATGGTGATGACATCTTTCCCTACAAGCTACGGGACCCAAATTCCCCATTCCTCAAAGCTCTCAAGAACCGGCTTAACTCTGAGCATGGGACAGTAGTGGTAAACCTTCACTCAGATTCAGACATTCTGGATAATGTTGGGTCCATTCCTTCTCCACCGATGGGAAGGTATGTTTCTGGAGTATGCCGAGCATATAAGGATGTGGTAGCCGGAAATGGAAGGTGCGGGTTGGGATTCACAGTTTCAGCTCCTTGGGTGTGTAATACATCTCTTGCTGTGTGTAGAGGGTTCCGGACAGATGGTGGTAGTTTAGACAGGGATAAGGTTCTGAACACTCTAATATCTAAATCCCTTGAAGTGGAAAATGTTATGAACTTGCCTTTCTCATGTTTGCAGTATATAAAGAGGGGCTTCATTCTTGCTGATTAG
- the LOC117913786 gene encoding uncharacterized protein LOC117913786 isoform X1: protein MAMWHRARLCSTSKLRNFSTAVRQHIEDEGDWFYSSEWWGDQSDGHTVLRSTSDKGNGVVSVVAHHSSRPSEIHWPGMERWLQERYAEMHPGSENNEKFRILGYQWRVLRFNDETRQSTAKIMAAYRESDPGSVFIMQQANCLAVPYLKSVLSVGLASIASCNYDLMNAVNGKKTMNILCIGHGGGSLPLFLASKIKGAVVHIVEIDPLVISASTQAMGFPHFSVMSPSGERVLSEPDPISEVFWKGVHERLFLFESDAEEFIQNANKIYDMVFVDAYDGDDIFPYKLRDPNSPFLKALKNRLNSEHGTVVVNLHSDSDILDNVGSIPSPPMGRYVSGVCRAYKDVVAGNGRCGLGFTVSAPWVCNTSLAVCRGFRTDGGSLDRDKVLNTLISKSLEVENVMNLPFSCLQYIKRGFILAD, encoded by the exons ATGGCAATGTGGCATAGAGCTAGGTTGTGCTCCACTAGCAAACTCCGTAATTTCTCCACAGCTGTACGACAACATATCGAAGACGAGGGGGATTGGTTCTACTCCTCTGAATGGTGGGGTGACCAGTCCGATGGCCACACTGTTCTCCGATCAACTTCCGACAAAGGAAACGGCGTCGTCTCCGTTGTTGCTCACCACTCTTCCAGACCG AGTGAAATTCATTGGCCAGGAATGGAGAGATGGCTTCAGGAAAGGTATGCAGAGATGCATCCAGGTTCTGAAAACAACGAAAAATTCAGGATACTTGGTTATCAATGGCGTGTGCTTCGCTTCAATGATGAAACTCGCCAAAGCACTGCTAAAATAATGGCTGCTTACCGGGAATCAGATCCTGGTTCTGTATTCATTATGCAGCAGGCGAATTGTCTGGCTGTTCCAT ATCTGAAGAGTGTGTTATCAGTTGGGTTGGCTAGCATAGCATCTTGTAATTATGATCTCATGAATGCAGTAAATGGGAAGAAGACAATGAATATTTTGTGCATCGGCCATGGTGGGGGAAGCCTACCTCTATTTTTGGCTAGTAAAATTAAAG GTGCTGTTGTTCATATAGTTGAAATTGACCCTCTTGTTATCTCAGCCTCAACCCAAGCAATGGGGTTCCCGCATTTCTCAGTCATGAGCCCATCAGGTGAGCGTGTTCTCTCAGAACCGGATCCAATCAGTGAAGTATTTTGGAAAGGTGTACATGAGAGGCTCTTTCTCTTCGAATCAGATGCGGAGGAGTTCATCCAGAATGCCAATAAAATCTATGACATGGTCTTTGTTGATGCTTATGATGGTGATGACATCTTTCCCTACAAGCTACGGGACCCAAATTCCCCATTCCTCAAAGCTCTCAAGAACCGGCTTAACTCTGAGCATGGGACAGTAGTGGTAAACCTTCACTCAGATTCAGACATTCTGGATAATGTTGGGTCCATTCCTTCTCCACCGATGGGAAGGTATGTTTCTGGAGTATGCCGAGCATATAAGGATGTGGTAGCCGGAAATGGAAGGTGCGGGTTGGGATTCACAGTTTCAGCTCCTTGGGTGTGTAATACATCTCTTGCTGTGTGTAGAGGGTTCCGGACAGATGGTGGTAGTTTAGACAGGGATAAGGTTCTGAACACTCTAATATCTAAATCCCTTGAAGTGGAAAATGTTATGAACTTGCCTTTCTCATGTTTGCAGTATATAAAGAGGGGCTTCATTCTTGCTGATTAG